Proteins found in one Plasmodium relictum strain SGS1 genome assembly, chromosome: 13 genomic segment:
- the EPAC gene encoding rap guanine nucleotide exchange factor, putative has translation MDDLESRAIENIHDYLKECLEKNIYHIEGKEENSENDMSLIYMSLKKYILRLININNFIKQENYFLRKKNETLIKESSQKDIFKIAQNKKGIHKMYMDKINELNNENEFIKYKFQKMLREHISLTRDNTHLKNSLLDWHNYTLNDNFQNNRISKKNDNSDKKCNILELYENYSNIEDDNLNYLRNRNLFSFEQKFERICKCANILEDILNVLNSSIKYDESTILQKNVENIKMEKEELVMQNSFLKEKVLEIETFILNDPFLVEKFNNFYDSKNLSSDELIKNNFKLYKNNNKNMLYLGLCSLEKKNINLRKELSNEKKEKQIYREYVQDLRDNLKKDLTELFKLKNDENICYNNFTEIYNTNIYPNKNENTFYMNLYDTKTENNDTKSDQIKNIWNYNNELYNIYNSEFFSMFKMAGTKIDYNQKRLKYAWRRIKELEEEISDLKERKKENNLKQYKKDSLLEELEDYMKNEVYYFKIKELIYKRKKELGEVLKRNIEEKNNKISKFRVMNYELDGKYMNYRRLLNEYLKNRENILSIDDDSSHNKNSYYNYINNRIIYQYMKYKRMYDFYMQNKKILKKNIIKKDINNILKTYASYNENIDNSHDNFSILPNGINNKSMKLLQKIIESRKGLREYSNKLSKIKTNEESKSYYVNKRDAQSHNYILDGDNESLIYNSKDKIIKDNYNERKMKKKNEKKKYLNSSDISTSNNEAYEKVSEKNNTRKIEVCNREYAIPNANESNKSSSKNIDNVHENSEKFYYSAKCPRRHASSLEVLKKNIRNLVKKKKVKNEKSKYEKKLIDSNSSKSSLIYKANENYSNITSLENYNNISNFQKKGSQSNTKYNIQNKEYKEQKENEIKLMKKKEEIKKSKNIVDNNNIKYKEFLDDTYETKKEKIKNDLDFTCEVKKKDDIRSKNKLDAINKIEKKENIKKKSELNAIEEIKKKENITNKDSSDVMDEIKKKKENIKNENKSDAKSEIKKNKNIKNKDSSDVIDKIKKKENIKNESKLDAKDEIKKNKNIKNKDNSDAMDEIKKIDRVKHDNEEKKSNENHVNINSNSNIISNNSFEIKGNKEDYSDKKENFGINDFIESENESSVLDFFDNKKYSNVKLELFREILYKHDKNIYNFFMNLITFSKIDVIKTYKKKIFNVQINSSDMLQYVLSSYDGSNKYTKEKKKNSDFKNLNEKEYKLVIDYICNNNSTSSLKTLYHKISFITNENYDQFKNRLLECGVINLINLLHDEDINKYDKIFDVSFVNFCDIFGISKESCTYHFNCIDNGYRKKGYIYLKHLLNYLKVEKEIKEEYHKYNFISMHKKNLMYININENFDNLHEFFKAITKKNKNFVSLNELIYFFSEDERLKKYNFPNDDVVGLYYSIIFYVYYTNKKKILQTVNNLKECGKSIKNNTENGDIQGENKNKIINPYAKVKNENHKRDITLDDGYNYVNYDLSLCMEYFSLYDFNFVVELKDLYFYFEGCECPFSKIKRRIIEIYGSLKKGLLINKEIVNYNNETNSSNSEGIQSEDDLDSDIFFMKDKYRYIHSDKISFYEKKTSYKEEDIELNKINNRIFMCLMYNIGIHIDHCQSLWDNFVPFLEGDMLDYKIFTSFLNGKINISGNETEEVIRNIKESIMENNEIGTEDAGRNTNRLKGTICSRNFNNLKEIKFTANLTADEIEVVAQVLNNVSPFNYLDKNEKKEFIKKLNKKFYKKSYDLKLLYEQIFNNNEEAKTENNKLPEESYLNNKIIILINGILRHKKEANTFINSVNIINKDNIYNYIAHTNIAIIEIDNISYTSEFNKLIRQKILNSQEFMKVVDNIPILKNLPYEKKCSLSMNIKRNEFEKNRVIIRQHDDGIHFYILKEGTINIYFNNRDKPINTISRNNFFGEIALIFNTLRTCDVIVESETAICYIISREYFLSILNKDVVNEFIEYIRSNYKSDVEKIITNSTYNYEKNSNIKLKLSKNKNKNEKESKNKSTKNSVKDGNDNKNEKDSIRNINDSSGIGTSSIKKKMKSNAFNTIYSKDGNISKSLNNLIDANNQSFINSLESKNGCSVNSVNNRISSNSLSADNVSLDLDYINKKHLQSFYSDLDKILLNIYNTEQKYFTEEMEKNLMKVKIFKKILNKMEDKEKFLRNLKYEKHPKGKNIMLEGDYFEKFYFVKKGEISIQEFNQYKNNYEEISIFKENEYFGHKFILNKTKSFFIAVTTTYTELYTLEASLYKEFLSPFSDILNKKKDVIKIDALSETINKEVQMKEKDKNYVLNVFKFLKKVKIIQNLDDDTLYEASKNFTFKFFKKGQVIIKYNDEPDFFYAIRKGIVSVKLEDKEENMKNNNLDNKNKEDQKKLNEMKKKKFAYLYKYDYFGELSILNEQLRTARCEAHTNCFLLAIDKISFINNFNTIFNDFLQEAEQRYTRNYSLPPWLKAMYGCEFDKNSASLSMKIPDSGSSFSSISNDSSDAFSFEKEINEQLKNEKEKKKSSGILKTSKTNEFNNSKSILSGSSISSIDNDKEMNKIKEEKEKKINEIKLKEIKIMEKIKLKEEKKIKETYMKKKGVSKIIYNRENNKDISDYRSNNSQTSHNIVNQSYYNEKEISIEDDNDKEKLNDKEESNKSKSSEYIEGKYKNIIYKDSNKKREKESEHTDNYADIRPKKSLSILKKKVSSVHSSELNIGALIEKLVDFINSEYNSIFHFYESIDKFNIGYIKYNDFLDYIVNLNIEDRFESGENLEKLFKYLCADKHILTLIDFYKNIYKDEKVDKYELNLRLTEVYGSSTSAFKNVALLNDENCSCSYTSFEIVCEKVGLNSANIKDIWDEINIMNEETVPLGIILSILNGELFIEESYKAYNDKKSILNQFVNFFQGNEDLSRMNTNLMETNFEITYEEPIIINKGHHKLYSNECSHIVKLLENNIYFKYLTLEQRKFFTTLMNRSTMNCNDILIKQNDTEAPIIFLYKGKANIITFNIFGIESVVRELENNELYGCDEVISGSPSGYEVKINSDIAIVWILDRSSYNENLKFMLEERKKNCFYILPVLRNVPILRYLPQEELENISYAMKVEFYQPNHTIIKANTYDDKYYIICKGLATVEKNSDSNRDKLILSTLKKADYFGELALIKNSKRSANVVLDTETILLSVGDSEFERLFNPYFEKFLNRAKANYKRMEIKNLNVTSDMTDGNSNTYISSLSSYKSRNRNVTIQDNDNIEKTIDSSPKNIKGSISFSFDQTSNTEEKENNKQVKEVKKKEKDMEKEIEKDKEKEKEKNKEKEKNKEKEKNKEKDKKKDKDKKKEKEKNKEKEKEKEKDKKKDKDKKKDKDKEKDKYRKKEIK, from the exons ATGGATGATTTAGAATCAAGAGCAATAGAAAATATTCATGATTATTTGAAGGAATGTttggaaaaaaatatttatcatatagAAGGAAAAGAAGAAAACAGTGAAAATGATATGTCATTGATCTATATGtctttaaagaaatatatattaagactaatcaatattaataattttataaaacaggaaaactattttttgagaaaaaaaaatgaaacattaattaaagaaagtagtcaaaaagatatatttaaaattgcTCAGAATAAAAAGGGAATACATAAAATGTATAtggataaaataaatgaattgaataatgaaaatgaatttattaaatataagttTCAAAAAATGTTAAGGGAACATATTTCCTTAACAAGAGATAATACTCATTTAAAAAACTCTTTATTAGATTGGCACAATTACACTTTAAATGACAATTTCCAAAATAATAGAATATCAAAGAAAAATGATAACTCAGATAAAAAATGTAACATCCTTGAACTTTACGAAAATTATAGCAATATAGAAgatgataatttaaattacttGAGAAATAggaatttattttcttttgaacAAAAATTTGAAAGAATTTGTAAATGTGCAAATATATTGGAAGATATATTAAATGTTCTTAACAGTAGTATCAAATATGATGAATCAAcaatattacaaaaaaatgtggaaaatataaaaatggaaaaagaGGAATTAGTAATGCAAAActcatttttaaaagaaaaagttttAGAAATAgaaacttttattttaaatgatcCTTTTTTAgtagaaaaatttaataatttttatgattcaaaaaatttaagttctgatgaattaattaaaaacaactttaaattatataaaaataacaataagAATATGCTATATCTTGGTTTATGCtcattagaaaaaaaaaatatcaatttAAGAAAAGAGTtatcaaatgaaaaaaaagaaaagcaaATATATAGGGAATATGTTCAAGATTTGAGAGATAAtctaaaaaaagatttaacagaattatttaaactaaaaaatgatgaaaatatatgttataataattttactgaaatttataatacaaatatttatcctaataaaaatgaaaatacatTTTACATGAATTTGTATGATACTAAAACTGAAAATAATGACACTAAAAGTGaccaaataaaaaatatatggaattataataatgaattatataatatatataattcagAGTTTTTTAGTATGTTTAAAATGGCAGGAACAAAAATTGATTATAATCAGAAAAGACTAAAATATGCTTGGAGAAGAATTAAAGAGTTAGAAGAGGAAATTAGTGATCTAAAA gaaagaaaaaaggaaaataatttGAAACAATATAAAAAGGACAGCTTGCTGGAAGAATTAGAAGATTACATGAAAAATGAAGTTTATtactttaaaataaaagagttaatatataaaagaaaaaaagagttGGGCGaagttttaaaaagaaacatagaagaaaaaaataacaaaataagtAAATTTAGAGTTATGAATTATGAATTAGATGGAAAATATATGAACTATAGAAGattattaaatgaatatcTGAAAAATAGAGAAAATATTCTATCAATAGACGACGATAGTTCACATAACAAAAATagttattataattatattaataatagaattatttatcagtatatgaaatataaacGTATGTATGACTTTTATATgcaaaataagaaaatattaaaaaaaaatataattaaaaaggacattaataatatcttAAAAACATATGCAtcatataatgaaaatattgataattCACATGATAATTTTAGTATACTTCCTAAtggaataaataataaatctaTGAAATTgcttcaaaaaataattgaatCAAGAAAAGGTTTAAGAGAATACAGTAACAAGCTatctaaaataaaaacaaatgaaGAAAGCAAAAGttattatgtaaataaaagaGATGCTCAATCTCATAATTATATCTTAGATGGTGATAATGAAAGtcttatatataattctaaagataaaatcataaaagataattataatgaaagaaaaatgaaaaaaaaaaatgaaaaaaaaaagtatctAAATTCAAGTGATATATCAACAAGTAACAATGAAGCATACGAAAAAGTTTCTGAAAAGAATAATACTAGAAAAATAGAAGTATGTAATAGGGAATATGCCATTCCAAACGCAAATGAAAGCAATAAATCAAgttcaaaaaatattgataatgTACATGAAAATTCAGAAAAGTTTTATTATTCTGCAAAGTGTCCTAGAAGACATGCTTCTTCACTggaagttttaaaaaaaaatattagaaatctagtgaaaaaaaaaaaggtgaAGAATGAGAAAagtaaatatgaaaaaaaactaatagATTCAAACTCGAGTAAGTcttcattaatatataaagcaAACGAAAATTATAGTAATATAACTTCTCTAGAAAATTACAATAATATCTCAAATTTCCAAAAAAAAGGAAGTCAGAGTAAcacaaaatataatatacaaaataaGGAATATAAAGAACAAAAAgagaatgaaataaaattaatgaagaagaaagaagaaattaaaaaaagtaaaaatattgtagataataataatattaaatataaagaatttttagaTGATACATATGAAactaaaaaggaaaaaattaaaaatgatttagaTTTTACATGTGAAGTTAAGAAAAAGGATGATATTAGAAGTAAAAACAAATTAGAtgctataaataaaattgaaaaaaaagaaaatataaaaaagaaaagtgaATTAAATGCTATAGaggaaattaaaaaaaaagaaaatatcaCAAATAAAGATAGTTCAGATGTTATggatgaaattaaaaaaaaaaaggaaaatattaaaaatgaaaacaaatCAGATGCTAAAAGtgagattaaaaaaaataaaaatattaaaaataaagatagtTCAGATGTtatagataaaattaaaaaaaaggaaaatattaaaaatgaaagcaAATTAGATGCTAaagatgaaattaaaaaaaataaaaatattaaaaataaagataattcaGATGCTATggatgaaattaaaaagatagaTAGAGTTAAACatgataatgaagaaaaaaaaagtaatgagAATCATGTAAACATAAATAGTAATTCAAATATTATCAGTAATAATTCATTTGAAATAAAAGGTAATAAAGAAGATTACTcagataaaaaagaaaattttggTATTAATGACTTTATCGAATCAGAAAATGAATCTTCTGTATTagatttttttgataataagAAATATTCTAATGTAAAACTTGAATTATTTAGAGAAATCCTTTATAAgcatgataaaaatatttacaacttttttatgaatttaatTACTTTTAGTAAAATTGATGTAATTAAaacatacaaaaaaaaaatatttaatgtaCAGATTAATTCAAGTGATATGCTACAGTACGTTTTAAGTAGTTATGATGGATCTAATAAGTAtactaaagaaaaaaaaaaaaattctgattttaagaatttaaatgaaaaggaATATAAACTTGTTATTGATTACatatgtaataataatagtacaTCTTCATTAAAAACActatatcataaaattagttttataacaaatgaaaattatgatcaatttaaaaatagattATTAGAATGTGGTGTAATTAACTTAATTAACCTACTTCATGAtgaagatataaataaatatgataaaatatttgatgtctcttttgttaatttttgtGATATATTTGGAATATCTAAGGAATCTTGCACATATCATTTTAATTGCATTGATAAtggatatagaaaaaaaggatataTTTACTTAAAGCATTTACTTAATTACTTAAAAGTGGAAAAAGAGATTAAAGAGGAATATCATAAATACAATTTTATTTCGATGCacaaaaagaatttaatgtatataaatattaatgaaaatttcgATAATTTAcatgaattttttaaagctataacaaaaaaaaataaaaattttgttagtttgaatgaattaatatattttttttctgaagACGAAAgactaaaaaaatataattttcctAATGATGATGTAGTAGGCTTATATtattctataattttttatgtatattatactaacaaaaaaaaaattttacaaacTGTAAATAACTTAAAAGAGTGTGGAAAGAGCATTAAGAATAATACTGAAAATGGTGATATACAgggagaaaataaaaataaaataataaatcctTATGCAAAagttaaaaatgaaaatcaCAAAAGGGATATTACCTTAGATGATGGTTATAATTATGTGAATTATGACTTGTCATTATGTATGGAGTATTTCAGTTTATATGATTTTAACTTTGTTGTTGAGTTGAaggatttatatttttattttgaaggATGCGAGTGCCCCTTttctaaaattaaaagaagaattatagaaatatatGGTTCATTGAAGAAAggattattaataaataaagaaattgttaattataataatgaaacaAATAGTTCTAATAGTGAGGGAATACAGAGTGAAGACGATTTAGACTctgacattttttttatgaaagataaatatagatatattCATTCGGATAAAATTTCTttctatgaaaaaaaaacatcTTATAAGGAAGAAGATATAGaactaaataaaataaataataggATTTTTATGTGTTTAATGTATAATATAGGAATCCATATAGATCATTGTCAGAGTTTGTGGGATAATTTTGTGCCATTTTTAGAAGGTGATATGTTagattataaaatatttactaGTTTTTTAAATGGAAAAATTAACATATCTGGTAATGAAACAGAAGAGGttataagaaatataaaagaaagtataatggaaaataatgaaataggCACAGAGGATGCTGGAAGAAATACAAATAGGTTAAAAGGAACAATATGCTCTCGAAATTTCAATAATTTaaaggaaataaaatttacagCTAATTTAACTGCTGATGAAATAGAGGTAGTTGCTCAAGTTTTGAATAATGTTAGCCcatttaattatttagataaaaatgaaaaaaaagaattcataaaaaaattgaataaaaaattttacaaaaaatctTATGatctaaaattattatacgaacaaatttttaataataatgaagagGCAAAGACAGAGAACAACAAATTACCAGAAGAAAGTTATctcaataataaaataatcatTCTAATAAATGGGATTTTAAGACATAAAAAAGAAGCaaatacttttataaatagtGTTAATATAATcaataaagataatatatataattatatagcACATACTAATATTGCTATAATAGAAATTGACAATATTTCATATACTAGTGAAtttaacaaattaataagaCAAAAAATTCTAAATTCTCAAGAATTCATGAAAGTTGTTGATAATATaccaattttaaaaaatcttcCTTATGAAAAAAAGTGTAGTTTATCTATGAATATCAAAAGAAatgaatttgaaaaaaatagagtAATAATAAGACAACATGATGATggtattcatttttatatattaaaggaAGGtacaataaatatttattttaataatagagataaacctattaacacgATATCacgaaataatttttttggtGAAATAgctttaatatttaatacttTAAGAACATGTGATGTAATTGTAGAATCAGAAACTGCTATTTGTTATATTATTTCTAgggaatattttttatctatattgAACAAAGATGTAGTAAATGAATTCATAGAGTATATTCGTTCTAATTATAAATCTGAtgttgaaaaaataattacaaatTCCAcatataattatgaaaaaaattcaaatattaaattaaaattaagtaaaaataaaaacaaaaatgagaaagaatcaaaaaataaatcaacaAAGAATTCAGTAAAAGATggaaatgataataaaaatgaaaaagacaGCATCAGAAACATTAATGATAGCTCTGGTATAGGAACCTCaagcataaaaaaaaaaatgaaatcaAATGCTTTTAATACTATATATTCAAAAGATGGAAACATATCAAAAAGTTTGAACAATTTAATAGATGCAAATAATCaaagttttattaattctttagAAAGTAAAAATGGGTGTTCAGTTAACAGTGTAAATAATAGGATTTCATCAAATAGCTTATCGGCTGACAATGTTTCATTAGATCTagattatattaataaaaaacatttacAATCATTTTACAGCGATTTGGATAAAATTctcttaaatatttataacaccgaacaaaaatattttactgaagaaatggaaaaaaatttaatgaaagtaaaaatatttaaaaaaatattgaataaaatggaagataaagaaaaatttttaaggaatttaaaatatgaaaaacatCCCAAAGGAAAGAACATAATGCTAGAAGGagattattttgaaaaattttattttgttaaaaaagGAGAAATATCAATACAAGAATTTAATcaatacaaaaataattatgaggaaatatctatttttaaagaaaatgaatattttggtcataaatttattttaaataagactaaatcattttttattgcAGTGACAACAACTTATACTGAATTATATACACTAGAAGCTTCACTCTATAAAGAATTTCTATCTCCTTTTAGTGATATccttaacaaaaaaaaagatgttataaaaatagatGCTTTATCAGAAACAATAAACAAGGAAGTacaaatgaaagaaaaagataaaaattatgttttaaacgtattcaaatttttaaaaaaagtaaaaattattcaaaatttaGATGATGATACTTTATATGAGGCATCTAAAAACtttacttttaaattttttaaaaaaggacaagtaattataaaatataatgatgAACCTGATTTCTTTTATGCTATCAGAAAAGGTATTGTTTCTGTAAAGTTAGAAGacaaagaagaaaatatgaaaaataataatttagataataaaaataaggaagatcagaaaaaattaaatgaaatgaaaaaaaaaaaatttgcatatttatataaatatgattATTTTGGGGAATTATCAATTTTAAATGAACAGTTAAGAACAGCTAGATGTGAAGCACATACAAATTGCTTTTTATTAGCAATAGataaaatatcttttattaataattttaatactaTATTTAACGATTTTTTACAAGAAGCTGAACAAAGATATACTAGAAATTACTCTTTACCTCCATGGTTAAAAGCTATGTATGGTTGTGAGTTTGATAAAAACAGTGCTTCATTATCTATGAAAATACCAGATTCAGGTAGTTCATTCAGTAGTATTTCAAATGATAGTAGTGATGCATTTAGTTtcgaaaaagaaataaatgagCAATTGAAAAatgagaaagaaaaaaaaaaaagttcagGTATTTTAAAAACGAGTAAAACaaatgaatttaataattctaaaaGTATTTTAAGCGGAAGTAGCATAAGCAGTATAGATAACGATAaagaaatgaataaaataaaagaagagaaagaaaaaaaaataaatgaaattaagttaaaggaaataaaaataatggaaaaaataaaattgaaagaagaaaaaaaaattaaagaaacttatatgaaaaaaaaaggagtaagcaaaataatatataataggGAAAACAATAAAGATATATCCGATTATAGAAGTAACAACAGTCAAACAAGTCATAATATAGTGAATCAGTCATATTacaatgaaaaagaaattagtATTGAAGATGACAATGATAAAGAAAAGTTAAATGATAAAGAAGAAAGTAACAAAAGCAAAAGTTCTGAATATATAGAaggaaaatacaaaaatataatatataaagacTCTAATAAGAAAAGGGAAAAAGAAAGCGAACATACTGATAACTATGCAGATATTCGTCCTAAAAAATCTTTAagtattttaaagaaaaaagtaagTTCTGTCCATTCATCTGAATTAAATATAGGAGCATTGATAGAAAAATTAGTTGATTTTATAAATTCAGAATATAAttcaatttttcatttttatgaaagtatagataaatttaatattggATATATAAAATACAACGACTTTTTGGATTACATcgttaatttaaatatagaaGATCGATTTGAATCAGgagaaaatttagaaaaattattcaaatattTATGTGCAGATAAACATATTTTGACATTAAtagatttttataaaaatatttataaagatgaaaaggtagataaatatgaattaaaCTTAAGATTAACGGAGGTTTATGGTAGCAGTACTTCAGCATTTAAAAATGTAGCTCTCTTAAATGATGAGAACTGTTCATGTAGTTACACAAGTTTTGAAATAGTCTGTGAAAAGGTTGGTTTGAATAGTGCAAACATAAAAGACATATGGgatgaaattaatataatgaaTGAGGAAACGGTTCCTCTTGGAATTATCCTTAGTATATTAAATGGTGAACTATTTATCGAAGAATCTTATAAAGcatataatgataaaaaatcaATTTTGAATcaatttgttaattttttccAAGGAAATGAAGATCTCTCTAGAATGAATACAAACTTAATGGAAACGAACTTTGAGATAACATATGAAGAGCCAATTATAATTAACAAAGGACATCATAAATTATATTCAAATGAATGTTCACATATTGTCAAACTACTAgagaataatatatattttaaatatttaacacTAGaacaaagaaaattttttacaacTCTGATGAATAGATCAACTATGAATTGTAatgatattttaataaagcaGAATGATACAGAGGCTcctataatatttttatataaaggaAAGGCTAATATAAttacttttaatatttttggtATAGAATCAGTAGTAAGAGAActtgaaaataatgaattatatgGGTGTGATGAAGTTATTAGTGGGTCACCATCAGGATatgaagtaaaaataaattccGATATTGCTATTGTGTGGATATTAGATAGATCATcctataatgaaaatttaaagttTATGTTAGaagaaaggaaaaaaaaCTGCTTTTATATTTTGCCGGTACTTAGAAATGTACCAATATTAAGATATCTTCCTCAAGAAGAACttgaaaatatttcatatgcAATGAAAGTAGAATTTTATCAACCTAATCATACTATAATAAAAGCAAATACATATGATgacaaatattatataatatgcAAAGGCTTAGCTACTGTAGAGAAAAATTCAGATAGTAACAGGGATAAACTTATTTTATCTACCCTAAAAAAGGCAGATTATTTTGGAGAATTAgcactaataaaaaatagtaaaagaTCGGCTAATGTTGTTTTAGATACTGAAACTATACTATTATCAGTTGGTGATTCAGAGTTTGAAAGGTTATTCAATccttattttgaaaaatttctAAATAGAGCCAAAgcaaattataaaagaatgGAAATAAAAAACTTAAATGTAACATCAGACATGACAGATGGCAACAGTAATACATATATTAGCTCATTAAGTTCTTATAAATCAAGAAATAGAAATGTTACTATACAggataatgataatatagaaaagaCTATAGATAGTTCTCCAAAAAATATCAAAGGAAGTATAAGCTTTTCATTTGATCAAACAAGCAATactgaagaaaaagaaaataataaacaagTAAaagaagttaaaaaaaaagagaaggatatggaaaaagaaatagaaaaggataaagaaaaggaaaaagagaagaataaagaaaaagagaagaataaagaaaaagagaaaaataaagaaaaagataaaaaaaaagataaggataaaaaaaaagaaaaagagaagaataaagaaaaagaaaaagaaaaagaaaaagataaaaaaaaagataaagataaaaaaaaagataaggATAAAGAAAAGGATAAATAcagaaaaaaggaaataaaataa